One genomic segment of Polynucleobacter sp. MWH-UH2A includes these proteins:
- a CDS encoding MFS transporter, translating to MLSAIQSWLKDFRVYLEWPCLRMLFLGFSAGLPLLLILGTLSFWLREAGIDRSTIGYLTWVGLIYAFKWVWAPLVDRVQIPFLTTLLGRRRSWLILAQALIVLGLVGMSALDPKLALNSMVWCALLVAFGSATQDIALDAFRIESANSDHQAALAATYQTGYRLALIWAGAGVLWLAARAETGKGYDANAWQFAYLCMAASIGVGVLTTLFSKEPVRYELAKARNAKAWLYQTLIEPFAEFIRRYRWHAILILSLIAIYRISDVVMGIMANPFYVDMGYTKDEVAAVSKVFGVVMTLVGAFVGGVLTLRFGVLRILFLGAVLSAVSNLLFAWLAHQGHDLHGLIWVISADNLSSGIASSAFIAFLSSLTNVRYSATQYALFSSMMLLLPKWLAGFSGVFVDHFGYPAFFYGTAIIGLPVLILIWVTMHFQVVQIKKEGE from the coding sequence TTGCTGTCCGCCATTCAATCTTGGTTAAAAGACTTTCGGGTTTATCTCGAATGGCCTTGCTTAAGAATGTTATTTCTTGGCTTTTCGGCCGGCTTACCCCTTTTGTTGATTCTAGGAACGCTGAGTTTTTGGTTGCGTGAAGCAGGGATCGACCGCAGCACCATTGGTTACTTAACTTGGGTTGGTTTGATCTACGCATTTAAATGGGTGTGGGCGCCCTTAGTAGATCGCGTACAAATTCCATTCTTAACAACCTTATTGGGTCGCAGAAGAAGCTGGTTGATATTGGCGCAAGCATTAATTGTTCTCGGCTTGGTAGGCATGTCTGCCTTGGACCCAAAGCTGGCCCTGAATTCAATGGTTTGGTGTGCCTTATTGGTGGCATTTGGTTCTGCCACTCAAGATATTGCTCTGGATGCATTTCGCATTGAATCGGCCAATAGTGATCATCAGGCTGCGCTTGCAGCTACATATCAAACGGGTTACCGTTTGGCTCTCATCTGGGCAGGTGCGGGTGTATTGTGGCTGGCCGCAAGGGCTGAAACAGGCAAAGGTTATGATGCCAATGCCTGGCAGTTTGCCTATCTTTGTATGGCAGCATCAATTGGTGTTGGCGTGTTGACAACCTTATTTAGTAAAGAGCCTGTTCGCTATGAATTAGCCAAAGCGCGCAATGCAAAAGCATGGCTTTATCAAACCTTAATTGAACCTTTCGCTGAATTTATTCGCCGCTATCGTTGGCATGCCATATTAATTTTGTCCCTCATTGCCATTTATCGTATTAGCGATGTAGTCATGGGCATTATGGCGAACCCATTTTATGTAGATATGGGTTACACCAAAGATGAGGTTGCTGCAGTAAGCAAAGTATTCGGTGTTGTGATGACCCTAGTTGGCGCCTTTGTAGGCGGTGTTCTGACGCTACGATTTGGAGTGCTCAGAATTTTGTTTTTGGGCGCCGTGCTGTCAGCGGTAAGCAATCTTTTGTTTGCTTGGCTTGCCCATCAGGGGCATGATTTACACGGTTTAATTTGGGTAATTTCTGCGGATAACTTAAGCTCAGGAATTGCTAGCTCGGCCTTTATTGCGTTCCTTTCATCATTAACCAACGTTCGATACTCGGCAACGCAATATGCCTTGTTTAGCTCAATGATGCTGTTGTTGCCAAAGTGGCTCGCAGGATTTTCTGGGGTGTTTGTTGATCACTTTGGGTACCCTGCTTTTTTCTATGGCACCGCCATCATCGGCCTTCCAGTGCTGATCTTAATTTGGGTGACCATGCACTTTCAAGTTGTGCAGATTAAAAAAGAAGGCGAATAG
- the metW gene encoding methionine biosynthesis protein MetW, with product MSNLNKRADFAAIANWIAPNSQVLDLGCGDGSFLEFLQKQKPVHTYGVEIDDSRVLACVQKGLNVIQQDLEGGLALFEDNSFDTVVLSQTVQTIHQTEKILREIVRVGKESIVSFPNFGHWSHRLAVALGRMPVSKSLPYQWYNTPNVRVLTVADFEKLASSLGLKVIDQCILHDGRQVTLMPNLFGSLALFRVRRA from the coding sequence ATGAGTAATCTAAATAAGCGTGCTGATTTTGCTGCCATTGCTAATTGGATTGCGCCCAATAGCCAGGTGCTGGATCTCGGTTGCGGTGATGGTAGCTTTTTGGAGTTCTTGCAAAAGCAAAAACCGGTACATACCTACGGCGTAGAAATCGATGACAGTCGTGTATTGGCTTGCGTCCAAAAAGGCTTGAATGTAATTCAGCAAGACCTTGAGGGTGGGCTTGCGCTATTTGAAGATAATAGTTTTGATACGGTTGTGCTGTCCCAGACAGTGCAGACTATTCATCAAACTGAAAAGATTTTGCGTGAAATTGTGCGCGTTGGAAAAGAGTCGATCGTTTCTTTTCCAAATTTTGGACATTGGTCCCACCGTTTGGCGGTTGCCTTGGGTCGTATGCCGGTATCCAAGAGTTTGCCTTACCAGTGGTACAACACGCCAAACGTACGTGTATTGACGGTAGCTGATTTTGAAAAACTAGCATCCAGTCTTGGTCTTAAAGTGATTGATCAGTGCATCTTGCATGATGGTCGACAGGTGACCTTAATGCCAAATCTTTTTGGTAGCCTTGCCTTATTTCGCGTGCGTCGCGCATAA
- a CDS encoding homoserine O-acetyltransferase yields the protein MSELHLSRNTIHFAEPLPLQSGALLSGYDLVIETYGKLNADKSNAVLICHALNASHHVAGPSPDNPEDIGWWDNMIGPGKPVDTNHFFVIGVNNLGSCFGSTGPMSVNSATGKPYGADFPVVTVEDWVNTQARLADKLGIRKFAAVMGGSLGGMQALAWAIQFPKRLDHCIVIASTPKLSAQNIAFNEVARNAILSDPDFHGGNYYEHGVVPKRGLRLARMVGHITYLSDDDMAEKFGRALQRPHGESKDYRFSFDVEFEVESYLRHQGDKFSTYFDANTYLLITRALDYFDPARRSDGSLNRALAEVQAKFLVVSFSTDWRFPPNRSREIVQSLLSNKSEVTYAEIDAPHGHDAFLLDDGRYHNLVRAYFKQMCEAHHE from the coding sequence TGAGCGAGCTACACCTCTCTAGAAATACCATTCATTTTGCCGAGCCACTGCCTTTGCAAAGTGGTGCCCTGTTGTCGGGATATGACTTAGTCATTGAGACCTATGGCAAGCTCAATGCCGATAAAAGCAATGCTGTATTAATTTGTCACGCTTTAAATGCATCGCATCACGTAGCGGGTCCAAGTCCAGATAACCCTGAAGATATTGGTTGGTGGGACAACATGATTGGGCCAGGTAAGCCAGTCGATACCAATCATTTTTTTGTAATTGGCGTGAATAATTTGGGCTCTTGTTTTGGGTCTACGGGCCCCATGAGCGTGAACTCTGCCACTGGCAAGCCCTATGGTGCCGATTTCCCCGTGGTTACGGTAGAAGACTGGGTTAACACCCAAGCTCGCCTTGCGGATAAGTTGGGCATCCGGAAATTTGCGGCGGTAATGGGTGGAAGTCTAGGTGGCATGCAAGCCTTAGCATGGGCTATTCAGTTTCCCAAGCGTCTTGATCATTGCATTGTGATTGCTTCGACTCCAAAGTTAAGTGCGCAGAATATCGCGTTTAATGAAGTAGCTCGCAATGCTATTTTGTCTGACCCTGATTTTCATGGTGGCAATTACTACGAGCATGGCGTAGTACCTAAACGCGGATTGCGTTTGGCCCGCATGGTTGGGCACATTACTTATTTGTCTGATGATGATATGGCTGAAAAGTTTGGCCGTGCATTGCAGCGCCCTCATGGCGAATCCAAAGACTATCGTTTCAGTTTTGATGTGGAGTTTGAGGTTGAGAGCTACTTACGTCATCAAGGCGATAAGTTCTCTACCTATTTTGACGCCAACACTTATTTGCTGATTACCCGCGCTCTAGATTATTTTGATCCAGCGCGCCGTTCTGATGGCAGCCTCAATCGCGCTTTAGCTGAAGTGCAGGCGAAATTTTTAGTGGTGAGTTTTTCTACTGATTGGCGCTTTCCTCCAAACCGTAGTCGCGAGATTGTTCAGTCATTGCTTAGCAATAAGAGCGAGGTTACTTACGCTGAAATCGATGCGCCGCATGGTCATGATGCTTTCTTGTTAGATGATGGGCGTTATCACAATCTAGTGAGAGCGTATTTCAAGCAAATGTGCGAGGCTCATCATGAGTAA